GCAACACGACGACCCGGACGTCAGGGTCCTGGCCGACGTCGCGCAACGCCCAGGTCAGTTCGGCGATGGCGTCCGCGCCAATGATGTTGAGGGGCTTGGAGTTGGTGAGTTCGACGGTGACCGTGCCGCCGTCGCGGCCAAGCCTGACGAACCGTGACTCCATCGTTCAGTCGCTCCTCGGTCGCTCCCCGATCGCGTGAAGCGGGCGCGGCGGAAGATTAGCACCCCCGTGGCCGCGGTCTTCCCGACCTCGGCAACCCCAACGGAAGCCGCCCCGACGCATGCCGGGGCGCCTTCCATAGACGGCCGTCAGTAAAGCGGGACCCACACCCCGAAGAACCAGTAACCCCAGCCACCGTACTGCCAGTTGAAGACCGGGAGCACGGTGAAGGTGTCGTAGTTGAAGGGGCCGTAGTCGGCACGAGCGAGGACCACGTCACGCGGCGGACCCGCCCACGGGCGGTTCCACCCACCGGGAGGCGGCGGGCCGTCCCACCCGCCCTGCGGCGGAGGCCCAACCCAGTGTGGCGGCGGGTGACCGGGGGCCGGCCCGTCGTTCCAGCCGAAGCCCCGCGGTCGCGGCGGCGGCGGCGCGCCGCGGCCCACGATGCTGAACTGGACCGACGCGTCCCCCAGCTGACCCGGGCCGCCGATCTGCGCGCTGGCCGTCACCAGGTTCTCCCGCGGCACATAGGCCGGGTGCGGCGGCTGCGTGCTGGGCGGGTTGAGGGCCGGGCGTACCTCTCGGCTGGACGGCGAGTTGTTCGAACTCTGCGCTGGCTGCGTGGTTTGCGCACTCGGCGGGGTGCTCCGCTCGCCGGGCTGCGTGGTCTCGGTGCTCGGCTGGTTGCCGCGCGTCCACGACGGCTGAGTGCTCTGCGTGCCCGGCGCCTGGCTCTCCGTGCTGGGCGCGTGGCTCTGCGTGCTGGGCGCTTCATGGGTCTGCGTGCTCGGCGCCTGACTCTGCGTGCTGGGCGCTTCATGGGTCTGCGTGCTCGGCGCCTGACTCTGGGTGCTCGGCGCCTGGCTCTGCGTGCTGGGCGCTTCGTGGGTCTGCGGAGCCTGCGGCGCGCCACCGGGTCCACCAGCAGGCCCGCCGCCGCCTCCTCCGCCTCCGCCGCCGTGGCAGTTCGGGCACGGGGGCGGCGGGTCCATCGGAAACGCATTGGCGAGGCCGGGGTCCAGGGTCATCGCCGAGACGCTGACACCGATCGCGACGGCCGCTGCGCTGACGACACGTTTCATTGACATAAGTTCGGTCCCCTCCCGGGTATCGATCGCCCGCGCTACGGGCAGGTCACGTCCAGCTCGAATGACTTCGTCACGGTCTGCGGCTGATTGGGGTTACTCATATCGACACCCGTCGCGGTGCCCTTGATCGCGTATGCCTTGCCGTTGACAGCTGCACCCGCGTTGCTGCCCTGATTAGGCGCGGCGTCGGAGAAACCGAGCGTCACGCCGTTGACGCTGCCCAACCCGACCGAATGCACGATCGGCGGATTGTCGTTGCTGATCACCGCACCGAGCCCGGCCGTCGCGTCCCCGATGCCGATAGTGGTGTTGCCGTTTGCCGTGTTGCAGGTCACCTGGCCGCTGATGTTCTGATTCTGGCCGTCGACGATCAGCTGGGGGCCGGTCGCTTGCGGCGCTGAGCTGGACGCGCCGTTGTTCGACTTGTTGCTGGAACAGCCGACGCAGGCGGCGGCCACCACCGCCACGCCCGCCACGCCGACCACGATCCCACGCTTCACTAGATGTCTCCTTCGAGTCGCTGGCGCTGGTCTGGACCGCCTCACCACGGCGGACCCTGTGGGCCCTCGCACACGGGCGCTCGCAGCGCCGCAGCGGCGGATACCCAAACCATAGAATGGCAAACTTCCGCTCTCGGCTACCGGGGGCTGGTCGGCGCCGGTCACGGAAGCACGCGCAGGCCCCACTTGCTGAGCAGCGGATGGACGAGCGTGAAATAGGTCGTGTTGTCGTCACCGTCCGGCGAAGACATCAGGATGCCGACGGCGCTGACGGTGCCGTCGGGATTCTTCACGTAGCCGGGGCTGCCGCTGTCACCGTTGAGGCTGAAGACGCTCGCTTCGACCACGCCACCCTCGATGTCCGTGATCGCACCGCACGTCTCGCCGGTGATCGCACCCACCTTGCAGAACGGCATACCCACACGAAGTTGGGAGCCACTCAAGACGTCGCGAACCGGCTGGCCACCCACATCGCCCACGGGCGCACCCGCACTCGGGGCGAGCCGGATGATGGCCGCGTCCCGCTTGTCGCCGTCCTTCTCGCTGGCGCTGATCTTCCCGAGCGGCAGGTCGTCGCCGTAGGTCCACTCGGAACCGTCGTGCGCGTCACAGTGCCCACTGGTCATCAGGTAGTAACTGCCGTCGTTGCCCTGGGCCGCGAATCCTGATGTGCACCTGCTGCTTTCGGCATCCACCTGGATGCCCGGCGACGGCGGCGCCGCCGCCAGCGCCGTGTTGGCGGATACCGTCGCGGTCAACGCCGTGGCAACAACCACGCCCACGCCGCGCCACCACGGTTTGGCCACGCCATCCTCCTCCACTTGTCCCGGGCTGCATGATTACAGCCCAAGACC
This genomic window from Mycobacterium saskatchewanense contains:
- a CDS encoding MAP_0585 family protein; amino-acid sequence: MKRVVSAAAVAIGVSVSAMTLDPGLANAFPMDPPPPCPNCHGGGGGGGGGGPAGGPGGAPQAPQTHEAPSTQSQAPSTQSQAPSTQTHEAPSTQSQAPSTQTHEAPSTQSHAPSTESQAPGTQSTQPSWTRGNQPSTETTQPGERSTPPSAQTTQPAQSSNNSPSSREVRPALNPPSTQPPHPAYVPRENLVTASAQIGGPGQLGDASVQFSIVGRGAPPPPRPRGFGWNDGPAPGHPPPHWVGPPPQGGWDGPPPPGGWNRPWAGPPRDVVLARADYGPFNYDTFTVLPVFNWQYGGWGYWFFGVWVPLY
- a CDS encoding lipoprotein LpqH; amino-acid sequence: MKRGIVVGVAGVAVVAAACVGCSSNKSNNGASSSAPQATGPQLIVDGQNQNISGQVTCNTANGNTTIGIGDATAGLGAVISNDNPPIVHSVGLGSVNGVTLGFSDAAPNQGSNAGAAVNGKAYAIKGTATGVDMSNPNQPQTVTKSFELDVTCP
- a CDS encoding S1 family peptidase, which translates into the protein MAKPWWRGVGVVVATALTATVSANTALAAAPPSPGIQVDAESSRCTSGFAAQGNDGSYYLMTSGHCDAHDGSEWTYGDDLPLGKISASEKDGDKRDAAIIRLAPSAGAPVGDVGGQPVRDVLSGSQLRVGMPFCKVGAITGETCGAITDIEGGVVEASVFSLNGDSGSPGYVKNPDGTVSAVGILMSSPDGDDNTTYFTLVHPLLSKWGLRVLP